The Streptomyces sp. NBC_00440 genome contains a region encoding:
- a CDS encoding ROK family protein translates to MKAALVGADGTLLHEARRATGRERGPEAVVASILDFAAELRAYGEEHFGRTASAAGVAVPGIIDAENGIAVYASNLGWRDVPMRKLLSARLHGVPVALGHDVRTGGLAEGRIGAGKGADRFLFMPLGTGIAGAIGIEGSIEAGAHGYAGEIGHIVVRPGGVDCGCGQRGCLERYASASAVSLAWAEASGDPEADAADCAKAVESGDPRAVAVWQTAVDALADGLVTALTLLDPRTLIIGGGLAEAGETLFVPLKAAVEERVTFQKLPHIVPAALGDTAGCLGAGLLAWDLLSTEVSA, encoded by the coding sequence ATGAAAGCCGCCCTGGTCGGAGCGGACGGCACCCTGCTCCACGAGGCGCGCAGGGCCACCGGCCGGGAGCGCGGCCCCGAGGCCGTCGTCGCGTCGATCCTCGACTTCGCCGCCGAGCTGCGCGCGTACGGCGAGGAGCACTTCGGCCGGACCGCGTCAGCCGCGGGCGTGGCCGTCCCCGGCATCATCGACGCCGAGAACGGCATCGCCGTCTACGCCTCCAACCTCGGCTGGCGTGACGTCCCGATGCGGAAACTGCTCAGCGCCCGGCTGCACGGAGTCCCGGTGGCGCTCGGCCACGACGTCCGCACGGGCGGGCTCGCCGAGGGCCGGATCGGGGCGGGCAAGGGCGCCGACCGCTTCCTCTTCATGCCGCTCGGCACCGGTATCGCGGGCGCCATCGGCATCGAGGGCTCCATCGAGGCGGGCGCCCACGGTTACGCCGGGGAGATCGGCCACATCGTCGTACGGCCGGGCGGCGTCGACTGCGGCTGCGGACAGCGCGGCTGTCTGGAGCGGTACGCCTCCGCCTCCGCCGTCTCGCTGGCCTGGGCCGAGGCGTCCGGCGACCCGGAAGCAGACGCCGCCGACTGCGCCAAGGCCGTCGAGTCCGGCGACCCGCGGGCCGTCGCCGTCTGGCAGACCGCGGTGGACGCGCTCGCCGACGGTCTGGTCACCGCGCTCACCCTGCTCGACCCGCGCACGCTGATCATCGGTGGCGGGCTCGCCGAGGCCGGGGAAACCTTGTTCGTACCACTGAAGGCAGCGGTGGAGGAACGTGTCACGTTCCAGAAGCTGCCCCACATCGTCCCGGCGGCCCTCGGGGACACCGCTGGATGCCTGGGCGCAGGGCTGCTCGCCTGGGATCTACTCTCCACGGAGGTATCCGCCTGA